Proteins co-encoded in one Nicotiana sylvestris chromosome 7, ASM39365v2, whole genome shotgun sequence genomic window:
- the LOC138872838 gene encoding eukaryotic translation initiation factor 3 subunit A-like: MTVAKMFFADPPKKKKFGFDFHLVQFFFACLLSLAIYLVAQYSRYEMRRMEAEAELKKKAEEEAKAKAKEMELMAEEEKQVTDPQLSEVKARLDKLEETLKEIVVKSKKQSGNVAERPASNAVKKEHGTAKPGTLGADLPAKKIL; encoded by the coding sequence ATGACTGTTGCCAAGATGTTTTTTGCGGACCCGCCCAAGAAGAAGAAATTCGGGTTTGATTTTCATCTGGTACAGTTCTTCTTTGCTTGCTTGCTTTCACTGGCTATATATTTGGTGGCTCAGTATTCTCGCTATGAAATGAGAAGAATGGAGGCGGAAgctgaattgaaaaagaaagccgaagaagaagcaaaagcaaaagcaaaagagATGGAATTAATGGCTGAGGAAGAAAAACAAGTGACTGATCCACAACTTTCCGAGGTGAAAGCAAGGCTAGATAAGTTGGAGGAGACCTTGAAAGAAATTGTGGTCAAGTCCAAAAAACAATCAGGTAATGTTGCGGAGAGACCAGCCAGCAATGCTGTCAAGAAAGAACATGGAACAGCTAAGCCAGGGACTCTAGGGGCGGATCTACCGGCAAAAAAAATATTGTGA